ATTCTCGGTTTTTTATTTCCAAAAAATTCTATATGGCTACATGATATCAGTTCATAAAGTGCTCTTAATCCATCCTGATTTTTTACAAGTATAATAGTATTAAGTGTATCGGCATTCTGAATATTTGTCTGAAGTTCCTTATTTATTTCACTTAATTTTAAAACGCCTCTGCTAAGTACCATATTTAAAAACTTCTGGAATATTTCCGCTGTAGCTTTAGCATCATCTACAGCTCTATGGTGATTATCCAGAATTACATTAAAGTAATTGGCAATATATTTAAGCCCGAATCTTTTCTGATCGGGAAGCAATATTCTTGCCCAATGAAGTGTATCTATGACACTTGGTGAATATTCCAATCCGAATTTTTTTGCTTTCTGATTAATAAATCCCACATCAAATTTTGCATTATGGGCTACAACTGTAGTCTCTTTACAGAATTCAAGAAATTCAGGCAACACTTTTTCAATTTTTTCAGCATCTTTCACCATTCCATTTGTTATATTTGTTAATGCGGTAATTTCTTCGGGAATATCCATTTCAGGATTTATAAATGCCGAAAACTCATCAATTATTTCTTTCCCTTTTAATTTAATAGCTCCGATTTCTATTATTTTATCTTTATAAGGGTCAAGACCTGTAGTTTCTATATCAAATACTACATACATTTCTTCTTCTATAAGCTTTTCCGACGGTTTTGTTATCATTTCCTGTTCATCATCTACCACATAAGCTTCCACTCCAAAAATTATTTTAAAATCATCGGTTGACTCTTTATAAGCAAAAGGAAATGAATGGACTACTCCGAAATCTGTAACCGCTACCGCACTATGTCCAAATTCCTTTGCTCTTTTTGCCAATTCCTTTGCAGAAACTACACCGCTCATTTCGCTCATATTTGTATGAGCATGAAGTTCGATTCTTTTTCTCTCGGCACTGTCTTTTCTTTTAACTACTTTCGGTTCAATTTTATCAACTTTTTTTGTATTAATATAAAATTCTCCCGTAAATCTGTCCTGTTCAAATATTCCATTTACTTTTACCCAATCATTCAGACTTATTTTTAAATCCTCATTAGGTTTCCCGAATATTCTACATCCTATAGAATCTGTATAATCTGTAATTAAAAAGTCATACTTTATATTTCCGTTTTTTGTTTCGGATATATTTATATCAAATATATGTCCTTCAAGAGCAACAGCTTCTCCTGAATTTAAACTTTCCAATATATTAAATTCACTTGCTTTTCTGTCTTCCACTTTTCGTCTGAATCCGTTATAAGCTGAATTTCCTCTATTTCCCTTCCATTGTTCCTTTACTTCTTCCCTTTCAGGCTCGACTTTAGGAAGCTCTTCAGCTTTTACAGCTCTTTCCAAGTGTTCCTTCTTTTCATTTACTTTTTTGTGTAACTCTTCAAAATCTCCATCTGTAAATTCTATGTTGAATTTTTTATTTGTTATATTTTTTATACGTTCAGACAGGTCTTTCAATATTTCGGTTTTTCTTCCCTCTTCTATCATATATTCCGACGGAAGTTTTATAAATACATCATTTTCAAAGCTCTCCACATCATAACTGGCAAAAATATACTGGTGTCTTACACTTTCGGATTTATAATTGTCTATTATAAATCTTATAAATTTACTTACATCTTTTTCTACAATTTCAGGCTTTATACTTATTTTTATTTTCAACCCAAGATCATTTCCAAAATTTTTATGTAAAAGTTTTCTTAAATCTTTTAATTCTTGAGTTGCATCATAATGAGCAATATTGACATAAATTTCCATTTCTTTTTTTTGTGAAAACAAATTAATATGTTCTATCTCAAAATTTTTAATATCATATTTTTCCGTAAATTTCTTGTCGGGTCTTAATTTTAAATATTTTGTCGCCATTTTATCTTTCCTTTACTTTTATTATTTTTGATATTTTGTATATAGTAAAACTTCCTGAAGCCTAAATATAATATTAAAAACTGTTTTAGAAGTTTTCTTTCATTCTTAACTGAAAAAATAAATACTTTAACACAATTTTTAAAACGGTCCGGTATACCGGTTCTTTCTTATTTCAATCAATCTAACTATAAATTTTCTATTTACAATTTATATATTTTTTGCTCTTATGATAATTATAACAAAAATAATAGATATAATTCAATTTATTTTACATTATAACAGAAAAAATAATATTATTTTTTAAAATATTTTTCTTTTTCAAAAAATATGCTATAATCTTTCATATATTTTGAATGGAGGATTTTATGGGAAGACACGGTACAATAGCAGGGCGTAAGGAAGCACAGGACAGAAAAAGAGCAGCATCCTTTACTAAATTTGTCAGACTTATCACAGTTGCGGCGAGAAACGGAGCTGACCCCGAATATAATGTAGCTTTAAAGCATGCCATTGAAAAAGCGAAAGCTATAAATATGCCTAATGACAATATTATGAGAGCGGTAAAAAAAGGTTCAGGAACTGACGGTTCTACAGCATATGAATCGTTAAACTATGAAGGTTACGGACCGGGAGGAGTCGCTATAATTGTAGAAGGTCTTACAGATAACAAAAACCGTACTGTTTCATCAATAAAAACCGCTTTTGACAGAAACGGAGGAAATCTCGGTGTTTCAGGCTGCGTTTCCTATATGTTTGAAAGAAAAGGTGTAATTATAATAGAAAAAACTGATAAAAATGTAGAAGATGAAATAATGGATATTGCCCTTGAAGCAGACATGGAAGATATGCAGACTTATGATGACAGTTTTTATATTACAACTTCCACAGACAGTTTTGATTCGGTTTCTTCAGCTTTGAGAAATGCAGGATATGAACTGATAGAAGCGGATATTGAATATGTTCCGTCAATAGAAGTGGAAACTCTTTCTGAAATCGATCATGAAAAACTGAAAAAGCTTATAGATGTTCTTGAAAATGACGATGATGTACAGAAAGTTCATCATAATTATGCAGGAGAATTTTAAATCCAATAACAAGAGCTGGATGAAAAAAAATTTGATAATCTTAAAGAATTCTGAGTTGTATTAACTTTTTTAAGTTATCCGATTTTTTCATGTCCATTATCGGCATTAATCCTACATTATCAAGTAATATTAATAAAAAATTAAAAAATAGAAAATATAATACCGGAAATGATAGATGATTTTCAAAATAAACAATAAAAATAACAAACTCCAATAAATAAAGTATGAAGTTAAAAAACTTTAAAATACTTTACTTATTTTTATAGAATTTCAAAAATATATTTTTTAAAGATTAAATAAAACAAATTGATTATAATTTAATAAAATATTTAAAATTAAAAACACCTAACAAAGTTTTTCTTGATTACTTATATTAGGTGTTGTATTTTATTTAAAAATTCAATTATAAAACAATTTTTACTTTAAAATTATTCTCCTGTCTGTTTTATTATCCCGGCACGGTATGCAATAAGCAATTTTTTCAATTCACTTATCTGATTTTGTATTTCGTATCCTATATCCGTATCTTTAACTTTTATAATTTCCTTCATTTCACGGAATACAATAGTTGAAGATAAAATATCCGCACCTTCCTTTATTGCTTTTTCCTTAGATTCAAAGGGAGCAAGAGATATTATTTTTATTCCGTATGAATTGTATATCATCGTATAACCGGCTATGCCTGTTGTTTTTCTGTAAGCTTTCGAGAATCCTCCGTCTATCATAAATAATTTTCCATTAGCTTTAACAGGTACTTCTCCTTCTTTAACTTTTACAGGAACGTGACCGTTAATAATATGTGAATTCTCAGGATCCAATCCAAATTCTGATAAAATCATTTTACATACTTTTTCATCATTAATAAAAGTATAGTATGGATTTTTATTTTCTTTATGAGTTTTTTTATTATCAATAAAATATCTTTCAAACGTTTTCATGATATCTTTTCCAAATAAAGGAGAATTTCCATTACACCATAAATACCAAATAAAATCTCTATTACTCTTGTCTCTTTGATTGTTTTCCTTATTAAAAAATTCTTCTCTTATTATACTTTCAATTTTATCAAGATATGATTTTCCTTTATATAATTTACCTTTTATTTTTACTTCGGTCAGTTTTCCCTCCTTATCCATAGGTATACATCCATGATATAAAAGATTGGAATTATATTTTAAGTACATTGAACCTTTATTAAGAAGAAAATTTAAATGTCTCTGTAATTTTTCACTGTTCATAAAAGAATCTTTCAGTTTTTTCATTACTTCTCTTTCTTCTTCTGTAAGCTCAAAAGGATCAGCAGGATTTACAGTCGGAAAATTAGTATCGTTTAATGGATATTCTTTCCCTTCAATAATAACTGTTCCTTTTTCGTATTGTATCATTTTCAAAAGTTCTCTGTCTTTCATTTCAAAGTCGGGATTTCTTTCGGAACACTTTCCTTCTATTTTAAATTGAATAATGGTAATTGCCTTATGAATCTGAGTTACAAGACTTTCACCTGAATTATCATTTGTCTTAAAACTTACACATTCGTCATTTCCATAATTTTTCATCGAAAAAGTAGCAAGAGGAAGTAGATTTATTCCGTAAGCTTCTTCAAGAATATCATTGTTATTGTATCTTGAACATATTCTGACAACATTTGCAATACAGGCTTCATTCCCCATTCCCGCTCCAATCCATAACAGGTCGTGATTCCCCCACTGAATATCTACATTATGATATTCCAGAAGACAATCCATAATAAGATGAGGAGCGGGACCTCTGTCATATATATCACCAACAATATGTAATCTGTCTACTGCCAGTCTCTGTATTAATATACTTACAGCTTCAATAAATTCCT
Above is a window of Leptotrichia sp. OH3620_COT-345 DNA encoding:
- a CDS encoding YebC/PmpR family DNA-binding transcriptional regulator, translated to MGRHGTIAGRKEAQDRKRAASFTKFVRLITVAARNGADPEYNVALKHAIEKAKAINMPNDNIMRAVKKGSGTDGSTAYESLNYEGYGPGGVAIIVEGLTDNKNRTVSSIKTAFDRNGGNLGVSGCVSYMFERKGVIIIEKTDKNVEDEIMDIALEADMEDMQTYDDSFYITTSTDSFDSVSSALRNAGYELIEADIEYVPSIEVETLSEIDHEKLKKLIDVLENDDDVQKVHHNYAGEF
- a CDS encoding fructose-1,6-bisphosphatase, which translates into the protein MSELKYLKLLSKSFRNIAETSTEIINLEAILNLPKGTEHFLSDIHGEYEAFNHVLRNASGNIREEIEEIFGGTLTESEKKELATLIYYPKSKYNLIEEKYGDIDEWAKKVIFQLIEVCKKLSTKYSRSKVRKTIPKNFEYIIQELLYERKDEENKKDYINAIIDTIISINYAKEFIEAVSILIQRLAVDRLHIVGDIYDRGPAPHLIMDCLLEYHNVDIQWGNHDLLWIGAGMGNEACIANVVRICSRYNNNDILEEAYGINLLPLATFSMKNYGNDECVSFKTNDNSGESLVTQIHKAITIIQFKIEGKCSERNPDFEMKDRELLKMIQYEKGTVIIEGKEYPLNDTNFPTVNPADPFELTEEEREVMKKLKDSFMNSEKLQRHLNFLLNKGSMYLKYNSNLLYHGCIPMDKEGKLTEVKIKGKLYKGKSYLDKIESIIREEFFNKENNQRDKSNRDFIWYLWCNGNSPLFGKDIMKTFERYFIDNKKTHKENKNPYYTFINDEKVCKMILSEFGLDPENSHIINGHVPVKVKEGEVPVKANGKLFMIDGGFSKAYRKTTGIAGYTMIYNSYGIKIISLAPFESKEKAIKEGADILSSTIVFREMKEIIKVKDTDIGYEIQNQISELKKLLIAYRAGIIKQTGE